One Pseudonocardia sediminis DNA window includes the following coding sequences:
- a CDS encoding MFS transporter: MAASAIGNATEWFDYGVYAYLTTEITANFFPGEFGTLGTLLGLAVSFVLRPLGGIVWGPLGDRIGRQKVLSLTIILMGVATFLLGVLPSFATIGIWAPILLILLRVVQGFSTGGEYGGAATFMAEYAPDRKRGFWGSFLEFGTLAGLTLAVLVVFGLQTALGDQAMEDYGWRIPFMLALPLALIGLYIRTKLEDTPVFRELEATGEKEEAATGALKNLLVVFWKPILALFGLVIALNVTNYTLLTYMPTYLQNTIGLSSAETDTLATVGQVVMMVFIPLAGSLSDRIGRKPCWWISLIGIFVLAIPMYLLMAQGVGWAIVGFTVLGLVYVLQLGTISATFPAMFPAHVRFAGMAISYNVATAAFGGTAPLINDALIGATGDNLWPAYSMMIASAVGMVALIFVIETKGMSLKGRDIPGLAEFESAKAAKAAAS, translated from the coding sequence GTGGCGGCGTCCGCCATCGGTAACGCCACCGAATGGTTCGACTACGGCGTCTACGCCTATCTGACGACCGAGATCACGGCCAACTTCTTCCCGGGTGAATTCGGCACGCTGGGAACGCTTCTAGGTCTCGCGGTCTCGTTCGTGCTGCGCCCGCTGGGCGGCATCGTCTGGGGCCCGCTGGGTGACCGGATCGGCCGGCAGAAGGTCCTGTCGCTGACGATCATCCTGATGGGTGTCGCCACGTTCCTGCTGGGCGTGCTGCCGTCCTTCGCGACGATCGGCATCTGGGCGCCGATCCTGCTCATCCTCCTGCGCGTCGTGCAGGGCTTCTCCACCGGCGGTGAGTACGGCGGCGCCGCGACGTTCATGGCCGAGTACGCCCCCGACAGGAAGCGCGGTTTCTGGGGCAGCTTCCTGGAGTTCGGCACGCTCGCCGGGCTGACCCTGGCCGTGCTGGTCGTGTTCGGTCTGCAGACCGCGCTCGGAGACCAGGCCATGGAGGACTACGGCTGGCGGATCCCGTTCATGCTGGCGCTGCCGCTGGCTCTGATCGGTCTCTACATCCGGACGAAGCTCGAGGACACCCCGGTGTTCCGCGAGCTCGAGGCCACCGGCGAGAAGGAGGAGGCGGCCACCGGCGCTCTGAAGAACCTCCTGGTCGTGTTCTGGAAGCCGATCCTCGCGCTGTTCGGCCTGGTCATCGCATTGAACGTCACGAACTACACGTTGCTGACGTACATGCCGACGTACCTGCAGAACACGATCGGACTGTCCTCGGCCGAGACCGACACACTCGCCACGGTCGGACAGGTCGTGATGATGGTCTTCATACCGCTGGCCGGTTCACTGTCCGACCGGATCGGGCGGAAACCGTGCTGGTGGATCTCGCTGATCGGCATCTTCGTCCTGGCCATCCCGATGTATCTGCTGATGGCGCAGGGTGTGGGCTGGGCGATCGTCGGGTTCACCGTGCTCGGGCTCGTCTACGTCCTGCAGCTGGGAACGATCTCGGCGACGTTCCCCGCGATGTTCCCGGCGCACGTGCGGTTCGCCGGCATGGCGATCTCCTACAACGTGGCGACGGCCGCGTTCGGCGGTACGGCCCCGTTGATCAACGATGCGCTCATCGGGGCGACCGGGGACAACCTCTGGCCCGCCTACTCGATGATGATCGCGTCGGCGGTCGGCATGGTCGCGCTGATCTTCGTGATCGAGACCAAGGGCATGTCGCTCAAGGGACGGGACATCCCGGGTCTTGCCGAGTTCGAGTCCGCGAAGGCGGCCAAGGCGGCGGCCTCCTGA
- a CDS encoding gamma-glutamylcyclotransferase family protein translates to MDGAGDLDGWLVAHGAAPMAGRVPVLTYGSNRNPSKISWMRAERGLTGPVVVLRCATSGLAATWAAGLRVVDDQRPAVLAAAPGRDERHAVWMAAPEQFAALDRVEGRAADPPRYRLARLRTGTVATEDGAVVDLPYAYLGRDAIRRPLLVDGAPVFCDDVAQDEARHLRGQPAPDDGLDADTVAGTPHPDAWPARVFVYGLLMPGQPSWHHLAPHATGTPRPATLPGTVSDTGSGYPALSLGDGPGVPGHVVELSDPVAAFPGLDAYEGPEYTRIRVALPDGTVCWTYLWTADRHGHIGLPRGWPPR, encoded by the coding sequence GTGGACGGGGCCGGTGACCTGGACGGATGGCTGGTCGCGCACGGTGCGGCGCCGATGGCCGGGCGGGTCCCCGTGCTGACCTACGGGTCCAACCGGAACCCGTCGAAGATCAGCTGGATGCGCGCCGAGCGGGGGCTGACCGGCCCCGTCGTCGTGCTGCGGTGTGCGACGTCCGGTCTGGCCGCGACGTGGGCGGCGGGCCTGCGGGTCGTCGACGACCAGCGTCCCGCCGTGCTCGCGGCCGCACCCGGGCGCGACGAGCGCCACGCCGTCTGGATGGCCGCCCCGGAGCAGTTCGCCGCCCTGGACCGGGTGGAGGGACGGGCCGCCGATCCCCCGCGCTACCGGCTCGCCCGCCTGCGTACCGGCACCGTCGCGACCGAGGACGGTGCCGTCGTCGACCTGCCGTACGCCTACCTGGGCCGGGACGCGATCCGCCGGCCGCTGCTCGTCGACGGGGCACCGGTGTTCTGCGACGACGTCGCGCAGGACGAGGCGCGACACCTGCGTGGACAGCCGGCGCCCGACGACGGGCTGGACGCCGACACCGTCGCCGGGACACCGCACCCGGACGCCTGGCCGGCGCGGGTCTTCGTCTACGGCCTGCTCATGCCGGGCCAGCCGTCGTGGCACCACCTCGCGCCGCACGCGACCGGCACCCCGCGGCCCGCGACACTGCCGGGCACGGTGTCCGACACCGGTTCCGGCTACCCGGCCCTGTCGCTCGGCGACGGCCCGGGCGTACCGGGACACGTCGTCGAGCTGAGCGACCCGGTCGCCGCGTTCCCCGGGCTCGACGCCTACGAGGGCCCGGAGTACACCCGGATCCGGGTCGCGCTCCCGGACGGCACGGTCTGCTGGACCTACCTGTGGACGGCCGACCGGCACGGTCACATCGGGCTGCCCCGGGGCTGGCCGCCGCGCTGA
- a CDS encoding sigma-54-dependent Fis family transcriptional regulator has protein sequence MVPPPEDAFHHHPQSSSDAEHDASLVAPSSAAAERIALARDAFLDDEAVSPGTVRGPILASWIRSRQLAVAPDHLELPHEHDAEPDTPLLRAARPIVSELADQFTTEPVSVILCDADGVVLERRTGDSALHQHLNRVWLAPGFSYAERYVGTNGIGTALEGRRATEVFGHEHYVEHLEDLACAGAPIRHPVTGKVLGVIDLTCWRREANAMMVATASTMARRIEETLLEQSGRRELTLLHDYLSAAQRSSGAVFAVSDDLVMMNDRARELIDPADQVPLLADATEALRSGRSRQLLVDLPSGATARVHCRPSWTEGGCSGGVLQVKLTSREPAPTRSSLPTITTALPAAVGSGALWAKCCQAVDRLFRTNEWLVLEGEAGSGRTTLARATHQMHSPAGHVRVLDAADYGPRWLADVVEELSTGGGTLVLQRVDLLSAGAAQSLTDALEDVRESTDPERPWVVATRGPAPDSRPDPPELTELLGSFPRTIEVPPLRHHIEDVAELVPYLLQRLTRGADLRCSPEAMRVLMRNRWPGNVDQLYQVLRKVVARRRTGTIRPDDLPPETRAITRRVLTPLEAIECDAIVDALLDADGNKAEAARRLGMSRATIYRKIRGYGISMPSAQDSG, from the coding sequence TTGGTCCCACCACCCGAGGACGCGTTCCACCACCACCCGCAGTCGAGCTCGGACGCCGAGCACGACGCGAGCCTCGTCGCGCCCTCGTCCGCCGCCGCGGAGAGGATCGCCCTGGCCAGGGACGCTTTTCTGGACGACGAGGCGGTCAGCCCCGGCACCGTCCGCGGCCCGATTCTCGCCTCCTGGATCCGCTCGCGACAGCTCGCCGTGGCGCCCGACCACCTCGAGCTCCCGCACGAGCACGACGCCGAACCGGACACCCCGTTGCTGCGGGCGGCCCGGCCGATCGTCTCCGAGCTGGCCGACCAGTTCACGACCGAACCCGTCAGCGTCATCCTCTGCGACGCCGACGGCGTCGTCCTGGAACGCCGGACGGGTGACTCGGCGCTGCACCAGCACCTCAACCGCGTGTGGCTGGCCCCGGGCTTCTCCTACGCGGAGCGCTACGTGGGCACCAACGGCATCGGCACCGCACTCGAGGGCCGGCGCGCCACCGAGGTGTTCGGCCACGAGCACTACGTGGAGCACCTGGAGGACCTGGCCTGCGCCGGCGCGCCGATCCGGCACCCGGTGACCGGGAAGGTCCTCGGCGTCATCGACCTGACCTGCTGGCGACGGGAGGCGAACGCGATGATGGTCGCGACGGCGTCGACGATGGCCCGCCGCATCGAGGAGACGCTGCTCGAGCAGTCCGGCCGTCGCGAGCTGACCCTGCTGCACGACTACCTGTCCGCGGCCCAGCGCAGCAGCGGTGCCGTGTTCGCCGTCAGCGACGACCTGGTGATGATGAACGACCGGGCCCGCGAGCTGATCGACCCCGCCGACCAGGTCCCGCTGCTGGCCGACGCCACCGAGGCGTTGCGCTCCGGACGCAGCCGGCAGCTCCTCGTCGACCTGCCCAGCGGCGCGACGGCACGGGTGCACTGCCGTCCGAGCTGGACCGAGGGCGGCTGCTCCGGTGGCGTCCTGCAGGTCAAGCTGACCTCGCGGGAGCCGGCGCCGACGCGCTCGTCGCTGCCGACCATCACCACCGCGCTGCCGGCCGCCGTCGGGTCGGGGGCGCTCTGGGCGAAGTGCTGCCAGGCCGTCGACCGGCTGTTCCGCACCAACGAGTGGCTGGTGCTGGAGGGCGAGGCCGGCTCCGGACGGACGACGCTGGCCCGCGCCACCCACCAGATGCACTCCCCCGCCGGTCACGTCCGGGTGCTCGACGCCGCCGACTACGGCCCGCGCTGGCTCGCCGACGTCGTCGAGGAGCTCTCCACCGGCGGCGGGACGCTCGTGCTGCAGCGGGTGGACCTGCTGTCCGCGGGCGCGGCCCAGTCTCTGACCGACGCGCTGGAGGACGTGCGCGAGTCCACCGACCCGGAACGGCCGTGGGTCGTGGCGACCCGCGGTCCGGCCCCGGACTCGCGGCCGGACCCGCCGGAGCTGACCGAGCTGCTCGGGTCCTTCCCGCGCACGATCGAGGTGCCGCCGCTGCGTCACCACATCGAGGACGTCGCGGAGCTGGTCCCGTACCTGCTGCAGCGGCTCACCCGGGGCGCGGACCTGCGATGTTCGCCGGAGGCCATGCGGGTGCTGATGCGCAACCGGTGGCCGGGCAACGTCGACCAGCTCTACCAGGTGCTGCGCAAGGTGGTGGCCCGCCGGCGGACCGGGACGATCCGCCCGGACGACCTCCCTCCTGAGACGCGCGCGATCACGCGCCGGGTGCTCACGCCGCTGGAGGCGATCGAGTGCGACGCGATCGTGGACGCGCTCCTCGACGCGGACGGCAACAAGGCCGAGGCGGCGCGCCGTCTTGGCATGTCCCGGGCGACGATCTACCGCAAGATCCGGGGCTACGGGATCTCGATGCCGTCGGCGCAGGACTCGGGCTGA
- a CDS encoding methane monooxygenase, translated as MAKAHQKIQELSWEPQYHEPYMKYGTDYTFRKAAKKDPLKQVLRSYFPMQEEKDHRVFGATDGAIRGNMFRQVQERWLEWQKLFLSIIPLPEVSAARSMPMLFSVVPNPELHNGQAIQMIDEVRHSTIQQNLKRVYMNNYIDPAGFNNSLRNFHSDYCGTIGRQFAEGFITGDAITAASIYLTIVAETAFTNTLFVAMPAEAAANGDYLLPTVFHSVQSDESRHISNGYATLLMALSDEDNRQLLERDLRYAWWNNHRVVDAAIGTFIEYGTKDRRKDRESYAEMWRRWIYDDYYRAYLVPLEKYGLVIPHDLIEESWNQIWNKGYVHEVAQFFATGWLANYWRIDGMTDEDFEWFEYKYPGWYDKYGKWWENYNRLATPNGHNPIVFEDVDYVYPSRCWTCMVPCLVREDMVTHTFEDNSIRTYCHEVCRWTDVEAFQPTYQGRETPNMGRLVGKREWETLYHGWNWADVVSDMGFVRDDGKTMTAQPHLNLDPKKMWTLDHMRRCPPLGSPNVVLNELDEAGRAAFIADYNKQGPAGRPAPTNA; from the coding sequence TTGGCAAAGGCTCATCAGAAGATCCAGGAGCTTTCCTGGGAGCCGCAGTACCACGAGCCGTACATGAAGTACGGAACCGACTACACCTTCCGCAAGGCTGCGAAGAAGGACCCGCTCAAGCAGGTTCTCCGGTCCTACTTCCCCATGCAGGAGGAGAAGGACCACCGCGTCTTCGGTGCCACCGACGGCGCGATCCGCGGGAACATGTTCCGCCAGGTGCAGGAGCGCTGGCTGGAGTGGCAGAAGCTGTTCCTGAGCATCATCCCGTTGCCGGAGGTCTCGGCCGCGCGCTCGATGCCGATGCTGTTCTCGGTCGTTCCGAACCCGGAGCTGCACAACGGCCAGGCGATTCAGATGATCGACGAGGTTCGCCACTCGACGATCCAGCAGAACCTGAAGCGCGTGTACATGAACAACTACATCGACCCGGCGGGCTTCAACAACAGCCTCCGGAACTTCCACAGCGACTACTGCGGCACCATCGGCCGTCAGTTCGCCGAGGGGTTCATCACCGGTGACGCGATCACCGCTGCGTCGATCTACCTGACGATCGTCGCCGAGACGGCGTTCACGAACACCCTGTTCGTGGCCATGCCGGCCGAGGCGGCGGCCAACGGTGACTACCTGCTGCCGACGGTGTTCCACTCGGTCCAGTCCGACGAGTCGCGGCACATCTCGAACGGCTACGCCACGCTGCTGATGGCGCTGTCGGACGAGGACAACCGTCAGCTGCTCGAGCGCGACCTCCGCTACGCGTGGTGGAACAACCACCGCGTCGTGGACGCCGCGATCGGTACCTTCATCGAGTACGGCACGAAGGACCGTCGTAAGGACCGCGAGTCCTACGCCGAGATGTGGCGTCGCTGGATCTACGACGACTACTACCGTGCCTACCTCGTCCCGCTCGAGAAGTACGGCCTTGTGATCCCCCACGACCTCATCGAGGAGTCGTGGAACCAGATCTGGAACAAGGGCTACGTCCACGAGGTCGCGCAGTTCTTCGCCACCGGTTGGCTCGCCAACTACTGGCGCATCGACGGCATGACCGACGAGGACTTCGAGTGGTTCGAGTACAAGTACCCGGGCTGGTACGACAAGTACGGCAAGTGGTGGGAGAACTACAACCGGCTGGCCACGCCGAACGGGCACAACCCGATCGTCTTCGAGGACGTCGACTACGTGTACCCCTCGCGCTGCTGGACCTGCATGGTTCCCTGCCTGGTGCGTGAGGACATGGTCACGCACACGTTCGAGGACAACTCGATCCGCACCTACTGCCACGAGGTCTGCCGCTGGACCGACGTGGAGGCCTTCCAGCCGACCTACCAGGGTCGCGAGACCCCGAACATGGGTCGTCTGGTCGGCAAGCGCGAGTGGGAGACGCTCTACCACGGCTGGAACTGGGCCGACGTCGTCTCCGACATGGGCTTCGTGCGCGACGACGGGAAGACGATGACGGCGCAGCCGCACCTGAACCTCGACCCGAAGAAGATGTGGACGCTCGACCACATGCGTCGTTGTCCTCCGCTCGGCAGCCCGAACGTCGTCCTCAACGAGCTCGACGAGGCCGGCCGCGCTGCGTTCATCGCGGACTACAACAAGCAGGGTCCGGCCGGACGTCCGGCACCGACGAACGCCTGA
- a CDS encoding FAD-binding oxidoreductase, producing the protein MGEKHVVRFEPVGIEIEVDEDQNILRAAAEQGVQLMHGCKEGQCAACKSFVLEGEDIEYDSYSTFALPDYEKEEGSTLLCRAHAYEDLTIELLNYDEEIIRSGLPLTTGTVEVVSNESVTHDMRHLVVKLVEPSEIKFFPGQYMDFKIPGTEETRSFSMANTPNRDGLFEFVIKIYPDGLFSEFLNEKVAIGDRLEVEAPFGTFTLRENRTSRLVFVGGGAGMAPVLGLLRSMAERGVERKATFYYGGRASRDLCFEKEIAELGGQLKDFRYIPAISDPGDADGEWQGETGLITEVLRAQEGDLKGADAYVCGPPPMVDAAIATLTQLGVSEHNIFYDKFTTTGEPEGEDGT; encoded by the coding sequence TTGGGTGAAAAACACGTCGTTCGATTCGAGCCCGTTGGCATCGAGATCGAGGTCGACGAGGACCAGAACATCCTTCGGGCCGCGGCCGAGCAAGGCGTGCAGCTCATGCACGGCTGCAAGGAAGGTCAGTGCGCGGCCTGCAAGTCCTTCGTGCTCGAGGGCGAGGACATCGAGTACGACTCCTACTCGACGTTCGCCCTGCCCGACTACGAGAAGGAGGAGGGGTCGACCCTCCTCTGCCGGGCGCACGCCTACGAGGACCTGACGATCGAGCTGCTCAACTACGACGAGGAGATCATCCGGTCCGGGTTGCCACTGACCACGGGCACGGTCGAGGTCGTCTCCAACGAGTCCGTCACGCACGACATGCGACACCTGGTGGTGAAGCTCGTCGAGCCGAGCGAGATCAAGTTCTTCCCCGGCCAGTACATGGACTTCAAGATTCCTGGCACCGAGGAGACCCGCTCGTTCTCGATGGCCAACACGCCGAACCGTGACGGGCTCTTCGAGTTCGTCATCAAGATCTACCCCGACGGCCTGTTCTCCGAGTTCCTCAACGAGAAGGTCGCCATCGGCGACCGCCTCGAGGTCGAAGCGCCGTTCGGGACGTTCACGCTGCGCGAGAACCGCACATCGAGGCTCGTGTTCGTGGGTGGTGGCGCCGGCATGGCTCCGGTGCTCGGGCTCCTGCGATCCATGGCCGAACGCGGTGTCGAGCGCAAGGCGACGTTCTACTACGGCGGCCGCGCGTCGAGGGATCTCTGTTTCGAGAAGGAGATCGCCGAGCTCGGTGGACAGCTCAAGGACTTCCGGTACATCCCGGCCATCTCCGATCCCGGCGACGCGGACGGCGAATGGCAGGGGGAGACCGGATTGATTACGGAGGTGCTGCGCGCACAGGAGGGCGACCTGAAGGGAGCAGATGCGTACGTCTGCGGTCCGCCGCCGATGGTCGACGCGGCGATCGCGACCCTGACCCAGCTCGGGGTCTCCGAGCACAACATCTTCTACGACAAGTTCACCACGACCGGTGAACCAGAGGGCGAGGACGGTACATGA
- a CDS encoding aromatic/alkene monooxygenase hydroxylase subunit beta: protein MTTTERPERNVPRPVFTDAEAGAQTFPDSGASARRYNYYKPAKRKQTHYEDVTVDVQPDPRHYLSQGWIYGFANGDAGYPLHWTKLKAWGVDLPEPERYPGSGGKGYEWPAHGWHEFRDPNEEWELTFYRYNANVVRQVNQNIENARSAKAFENWTPNWQQFVERNVGAWMHIEHILGLYVFAAVQRSGPTNMHNTAFAVNSMHKIRFAQDLALYNLTLTEEIEGFDGTAHLTAWNEDPEWQGVRKVTEALTAIDDDWGESIFAANVIFEPLIGELFRSNLVMQAAAGNGDFVTPTVMGAAEYDFAQRDLRWTQVCFGPLVQDREFADHNKELFQGWLSKWVPQVLEAARTLQPIWSLPDAKPPRFEDSLDRAKNRFVGILNDLGLETPKELNQ from the coding sequence ATGACCACCACGGAACGGCCCGAGAGAAATGTCCCGAGGCCCGTCTTCACCGACGCGGAAGCCGGCGCTCAGACATTCCCCGACTCCGGAGCCAGCGCCCGTCGGTACAACTACTACAAGCCGGCGAAGCGGAAGCAGACCCACTACGAGGACGTGACGGTCGACGTCCAGCCGGACCCCCGGCACTACCTCTCGCAGGGCTGGATCTACGGCTTCGCCAACGGTGACGCCGGCTATCCGCTGCACTGGACCAAGCTCAAGGCCTGGGGCGTGGACCTGCCCGAGCCCGAGCGCTACCCCGGCTCCGGCGGCAAGGGCTACGAGTGGCCCGCCCACGGCTGGCACGAGTTCCGCGACCCCAACGAGGAGTGGGAGCTCACCTTCTACCGGTACAACGCCAACGTTGTCCGGCAGGTCAACCAGAACATCGAGAACGCCCGTAGCGCGAAGGCGTTCGAGAACTGGACCCCGAACTGGCAGCAGTTCGTCGAGCGCAACGTCGGCGCGTGGATGCACATCGAGCACATCCTCGGCCTCTACGTCTTCGCCGCCGTGCAGCGCTCCGGACCGACCAACATGCACAACACCGCCTTCGCGGTGAACAGCATGCACAAGATCCGGTTCGCCCAGGACCTGGCGCTCTACAACCTCACGCTGACCGAGGAGATCGAGGGCTTCGACGGCACCGCGCACCTCACGGCGTGGAACGAGGACCCGGAGTGGCAGGGCGTCCGCAAGGTCACCGAGGCACTGACGGCCATCGACGACGACTGGGGCGAGTCCATCTTCGCCGCCAACGTCATCTTCGAGCCGCTGATCGGTGAGCTGTTCCGCTCGAACCTGGTCATGCAGGCCGCCGCCGGCAACGGCGACTTCGTCACCCCGACCGTGATGGGTGCCGCGGAGTACGACTTCGCCCAGCGCGACCTGCGCTGGACGCAGGTCTGCTTCGGACCGCTGGTCCAGGACCGCGAGTTCGCCGACCACAACAAGGAGCTCTTCCAGGGCTGGCTGTCCAAGTGGGTGCCCCAGGTCCTCGAGGCCGCCCGCACCCTGCAGCCCATCTGGTCCCTTCCGGACGCCAAGCCGCCGCGTTTCGAGGACAGCCTCGACCGGGCGAAGAACCGTTTCGTCGGAATTCTGAACGACCTCGGCCTCGAGACCCCGAAGGAGCTCAACCAGTGA
- the mimD gene encoding propane 2-monooxygenase effector subunit MimD, with amino-acid sequence MTSFKTSESPFKADSTASGKCGVTLMNNQIGSVVAEVMNRQENVEITELPSMIRVDCVGRMDFVYADISEALGEEEDFYDAAEFEENMSTHYGKMVHMDDRTVMFGNMEEAAEYIGDMLPPTVS; translated from the coding sequence GTGACCAGTTTCAAGACTTCCGAGAGCCCGTTCAAGGCCGACAGCACCGCATCCGGTAAGTGCGGCGTCACCTTGATGAACAACCAGATCGGTTCCGTCGTCGCCGAGGTCATGAACCGCCAGGAGAACGTCGAGATCACCGAGCTCCCCTCGATGATCCGCGTCGACTGCGTCGGCCGGATGGACTTCGTCTACGCCGACATCTCCGAGGCTCTCGGCGAGGAGGAGGACTTCTACGACGCCGCCGAGTTCGAGGAGAACATGTCCACGCACTACGGCAAGATGGTGCACATGGACGACCGGACCGTGATGTTCGGCAACATGGAGGAAGCGGCCGAGTACATCGGCGACATGCTTCCCCCGACGGTCAGCTGA
- the groL gene encoding chaperonin GroEL (60 kDa chaperone family; promotes refolding of misfolded polypeptides especially under stressful conditions; forms two stacked rings of heptamers to form a barrel-shaped 14mer; ends can be capped by GroES; misfolded proteins enter the barrel where they are refolded when GroES binds), with protein sequence MAKELKFGQEARDRLTAGVDQLAEAVKSTLGPKGRNVILEKITGTPEVTNDGVTIAREIYLRDPFENMGAQILKEAAVKTNDIVGDGTTTATVMAQAIVREGMKAITSGGNPVLVKRGIDVAVGRIVEHLSTVAHPVNDVEALSRVAAISANDDDSIGRVVAQTLHTVGDDGVITVDDGPTLGLTVNFVEDFEFENGYVSPYLVTDPGSMMAILDDPYLLFCAEKITDVRALMPMLEKIMREPRPLVIVAEKVEGTALQMLVHNHVNGHLKVTAIQAPGFGEKRVHLLEDMAALCGGQVLSKASSFSLEQVGIEHLGRANQVRATNEHTAIIGGHGEPERKERRLSQLRAEMNRASIGTDEDWLNDRIARLSGKAAIIEVGAPTNAELKEVRHRVDDSLQATRAAMAEGIVAGGGSALLHAEAALDTLEVTGDYRTGVEIVRAALSAPAFLIATNAGYEGVDVVKQVRDLTVDEGFDALEGRFGNMLEMGIIDPLRVVRSALQNGASVAGLILTTNSLVAEEVTPWNKALMTEYGPLDEGIPQPSPDSSTPQSMGLGPSMG encoded by the coding sequence GTGGCCAAGGAACTCAAGTTCGGGCAGGAAGCCCGGGACCGTCTCACCGCCGGTGTCGACCAGCTCGCCGAGGCGGTGAAGTCCACACTGGGACCCAAGGGCCGCAACGTGATCCTCGAGAAGATCACCGGCACGCCGGAGGTCACCAACGACGGTGTGACGATCGCCCGGGAGATCTACCTGCGCGACCCGTTCGAGAACATGGGCGCGCAGATCCTCAAGGAAGCCGCCGTCAAGACGAACGACATCGTCGGTGACGGCACGACCACCGCGACCGTCATGGCGCAGGCCATCGTCCGCGAGGGCATGAAGGCGATCACCTCCGGTGGGAACCCGGTGCTGGTCAAGCGCGGCATCGACGTCGCCGTCGGGCGGATCGTCGAGCACCTCTCCACTGTCGCGCACCCGGTGAACGACGTCGAGGCGCTCTCGCGCGTCGCCGCGATCTCGGCCAACGACGACGACTCGATCGGACGGGTCGTCGCGCAGACGCTGCACACCGTCGGCGACGACGGCGTGATCACCGTCGACGACGGGCCGACCCTGGGCCTGACCGTCAACTTCGTCGAGGACTTCGAGTTCGAGAACGGCTACGTCTCGCCGTACCTGGTCACCGACCCGGGCTCGATGATGGCGATCCTGGACGACCCGTACCTGCTGTTCTGCGCCGAGAAGATCACCGACGTCCGCGCTCTGATGCCGATGCTCGAGAAGATCATGCGCGAGCCCCGCCCGCTGGTCATCGTGGCCGAGAAGGTGGAGGGCACGGCGCTGCAGATGCTCGTGCACAACCACGTGAACGGGCACCTGAAGGTCACCGCCATCCAGGCCCCCGGCTTCGGTGAGAAGCGCGTGCACCTCCTCGAGGACATGGCCGCGCTGTGCGGCGGGCAGGTGCTGTCGAAGGCGTCGTCGTTCTCGCTGGAGCAGGTCGGCATCGAGCACCTCGGCCGGGCGAACCAGGTCCGCGCGACCAACGAGCACACCGCGATCATCGGCGGGCACGGCGAGCCGGAGCGCAAGGAGCGCCGGCTCTCCCAGCTCCGTGCAGAGATGAACCGCGCGAGCATCGGCACCGACGAGGACTGGCTCAACGACCGGATCGCCCGCCTGTCCGGCAAGGCCGCGATCATCGAGGTCGGGGCGCCGACGAACGCGGAGCTCAAGGAGGTCCGGCACCGCGTCGACGACTCGCTGCAGGCCACCCGTGCCGCGATGGCCGAGGGCATCGTCGCCGGCGGTGGCTCGGCGCTGCTGCACGCCGAGGCCGCGCTGGACACCCTGGAGGTCACCGGTGACTACCGCACCGGTGTCGAGATCGTCCGGGCCGCGCTGTCCGCGCCGGCGTTCCTGATCGCGACGAACGCCGGGTACGAGGGCGTCGACGTCGTGAAGCAGGTCCGCGACCTCACCGTCGACGAGGGCTTCGACGCCCTCGAGGGCCGGTTCGGCAACATGCTCGAGATGGGGATCATCGACCCGCTCCGGGTCGTGCGCTCCGCGCTGCAGAACGGCGCCTCGGTGGCGGGTCTGATCCTGACCACCAACTCGCTGGTGGCCGAGGAGGTCACGCCCTGGAACAAGGCGCTGATGACCGAGTACGGCCCGCTGGACGAGGGCATCCCGCAGCCCAGCCCGGACTCGAGCACCCCGCAGTCGATGGGCCTCGGGCCGTCGATGGGGTAG